Sequence from the Rhizobium etli CFN 42 genome:
CAGATTGGCAGGCACATCGTCAACGAGCTTGCGCCCAAAGATCGCGATATCGCCATGGTGTTCCAGAACTACGCGCTCTATCCGCACATGACGGTGGCTAAGAACATGGGGTTCTCGCTGCGAATGAAGCGCATGCCGAAATCGGAGATCGACCAGCGGGTCGGCAATGCGGCGAAGATCCTCGGGCTGGAAAACCTCTTGGAGCGTTATCCGAAGCAGCTTTCGGGCGGCCAGCGGCAGCGCGTCGCCATGGGCCGGGCGATCGTGCGCGATCCCGCCGTCTTCCTGTTCGATGAGCCTTTGTCGAACCTCGACGCCAAGCTGCGGGTGCAGATGCGCTCGGAGATCAAGGAGCTGCACCAGCGGCTGCAGACGACGACGATCTACGTCACCCACGACCAGATCGAGGCCATGACCATGGCCGACAAGATCGTCGTCATGAAGGACGGGCTGATCGAGCAGTCCGGCTCGCCGCTCGAACTCTATGACCGTCCGAACAACCTCTTCGTCGCCGGCTTCATCGGCTCGCCGGCAATGAATTTCATCAAGGGCAGGATGACGGAAAATGGCTTTCGGACCGAGGACGGCCTGCTCCTGCCGAGCGAGCGTCACCCCAGGGACGCCGTGACTTACGGCGTTCGTCCCGAACATATCCGAATGGACCCTGACGGCATCGAGGTGACGACTGTCGTCGTCGAGCCGACCGGCTCGGAAACCCTTGTCATCGTCCGGCTGGGCACCCAGACGCTCACCTGCGTCTTCCGCGAGCGGATCAGAGCCGCTCCCGGCGACGTGCTGAGGATCGCCCCTGTTCATGACACCGTTCACCTGTTCGGCGAGGACGAACAGCGCATCACGACAGGCGAAGCGCCACTAAGTTAAGCCCGCCGAATGTCCCCTCCCCTTCGGCCGGGCGCCGCCGGGGGCGCGTCCGCCGCGCCCCCGGCCCGAAGTTCCCGGCTCTTCCATGCACATGTGAAGGACGCCAAGTGCTTGAACGAGCACCGAAAAGGTTAATATGCGTTAACCTTAAATTTCTTGGCGGGCATCGGAGAATCGCGGATAATAACGGTTATAGGGGCTTTTGATCCCGAAAATCGTTATCCAAGAGATTGCTACCGATGAACGCTAATTCGAACGCCTTGAAGGCTACGCCGCTGCATTTCGAGGATCAGATTCTCGAGCACGGCGATGTGATTTCGAAGAAGCTGCATCTCTTGAGCGTGCAGCGCTTTCCGCCGAACGCAAAGAAGACGCTGCGCAGCTTCTCGCTCGCCGAGGTCGCCAATTATGTCGGGGCGTCGCAGAGCACGCTGAAGAAACTGCATCTCGAAGGCAAAGGCCCCTGCCCGCAGACCTCACCTTCCGGGCGGCGCTCCTATAGCGCCGAGCAGATGCTGGAGCTCAGGCGCTATCTCGATGCGCATGGTCGCTCCGAGAGCCGCATGTATGTGCCCCATCGCCGCGGCCATGAGAAGCTGCAGGTCATCGCCGTCGTCAATTTCAAGGGCGGCTCGGGCAAGACGACGACATCAGCCCATCTCGCCCAGCATCTGGCGCTGACCGGTCATCGCGTGCTTGCCATCGATCTCGATCCGCAGGCGTCCCTCTCTTCCCTGCACGGCTTCCAGCCGGAATTCGACCAGGCCTCCTCGCTCTATGAGGCGATCCGCTATGACGGCAAGAGGAAGCCGCTCTCTGAGATCATCCACAGGACGAATTTTCCCGGCCTCGATATCGTGCCGGCCAATCTCGACTTGCAGGAATATGAATACGACACGCCGCTCGCCATGGCCGACAAATCGAGCAATGACGGCAAGACCTTCTTCACCCGTATCTCGCGCGCGCTCGCTGAGGTCGATGACCGCTACGACGTCGTCGTCATCGATTGCCCGCCGCAGCTCGGCTACCTCACGCTGACGGCGCTGACGGCGGCGACCAGCGTTTTGATCACCATCCATCCGCAGATGCTCGACGTCATGTCGATGGGGCAGTTCCTGCTCATGCTCGGCGGCATCCTGAAGCCGATCCGTGCCGCCGGCGCCGAAGTGAACCTCTCCTGGTACCGCTATCTCATTACCCGCTATGAGCCGACCGACG
This genomic interval carries:
- a CDS encoding ABC transporter ATP-binding protein, yielding MAHVSVNNARKDYGAFKAIKGVSVDIGDGEFVVLVGPSGCGKSTLLRMIAGLEGITSGKIQIGRHIVNELAPKDRDIAMVFQNYALYPHMTVAKNMGFSLRMKRMPKSEIDQRVGNAAKILGLENLLERYPKQLSGGQRQRVAMGRAIVRDPAVFLFDEPLSNLDAKLRVQMRSEIKELHQRLQTTTIYVTHDQIEAMTMADKIVVMKDGLIEQSGSPLELYDRPNNLFVAGFIGSPAMNFIKGRMTENGFRTEDGLLLPSERHPRDAVTYGVRPEHIRMDPDGIEVTTVVVEPTGSETLVIVRLGTQTLTCVFRERIRAAPGDVLRIAPVHDTVHLFGEDEQRITTGEAPLS
- the repA gene encoding plasmid partitioning protein RepA yields the protein MNANSNALKATPLHFEDQILEHGDVISKKLHLLSVQRFPPNAKKTLRSFSLAEVANYVGASQSTLKKLHLEGKGPCPQTSPSGRRSYSAEQMLELRRYLDAHGRSESRMYVPHRRGHEKLQVIAVVNFKGGSGKTTTSAHLAQHLALTGHRVLAIDLDPQASLSSLHGFQPEFDQASSLYEAIRYDGKRKPLSEIIHRTNFPGLDIVPANLDLQEYEYDTPLAMADKSSNDGKTFFTRISRALAEVDDRYDVVVIDCPPQLGYLTLTALTAATSVLITIHPQMLDVMSMGQFLLMLGGILKPIRAAGAEVNLSWYRYLITRYEPTDVPQAQMVGFMSTMFHEFMLKNQMVKSTAISDAGITKQTLYEVERASMNRGTYDRALEAMGAVNAEIAGLIHQAWGR